From the Hordeum vulgare subsp. vulgare chromosome 1H, MorexV3_pseudomolecules_assembly, whole genome shotgun sequence genome, the window tatagtggggggaaagaatcagaccgttacccccactctctgcccgagctccagcggtactaccgctcgctgcagcggtactaccgctggcactccagcagtactaccgccagctagcggtactaccgctggcactccagcggtactaccgctgggcccctggtagtgcaaaggcactaccaccgccaagaaagtcttcgcaaaaaggtccgtccacgaacaaccgctaggcaggcggtactaagctcctggagcggtactaccgctgaccaggggcggtacttccgcgagccagcggtactaccgccaactctagcggtactaccgctaggtccagcggtactaccgctcgccactgaaacagccataactttcgcatacgagctccgaatcgagcaaacccaagcttgttggattcaggacgacaagggctatccaaacagatcttaagaccatgcggttatgaatatgccaaagatatagagatgtgagatctctatgaatgaagaaccgacaaaaactccaacatcgaaaacatcatagtagatgcatatggactccgttttcgatgagctcgagcttgtcacgaagatgaccataagctctaaaactcacaaagagaaacaccaaacaagaaccaagaagtatgatgcaaggatgcaaatggtttgagctctcaacaaacgatacgatcaagctactcacttgagagccccccttgatagaacatcaatctatcctaaccagaaaacctatcaagggcaaacctataccttgcacctcgtcctcttgagctagatgatgatgatcttggcttcctcaagatggaccacctttcttgattgtgttggcttgatgaagactagttgattgctcccccatactcactatgggtgagccactcttgagcctatcttcacaagtccattgccaccacaatggacagcaagcttcaagcatgctatcttcgtgctgatccacttgaacttgcacatcgcaatcttgatgacaatcacaacttgacgtcatactccatgggttgtatgagatcttccctttgacgcaagcccatggaaacacacctaacccccacatagaactctcatgaagaccatgggttagtacacaaacacgtaatggacaatgcttaccataccatgggatcacttgatccctctcggtacatcttgtacgctttgtgtgttgatcatcttgatttactctttgtgtgagatcttgatcaaccatgtgtctctatgaccattatttggataataccttgaataccatcttggtcatcatataaactccttgaacccaacagatggacttcaagaagtgcctatggacaaatcctataaatgtaacttaaggcaaccattagtccataggaattgtcatcaagtaccaaaaccacatatggagatatatgctccaacaatgtcctcaggaacaaaagtaactactcacaaagcattatcataatcatgaccagagaggtgatgagtagcatcaaggatctgaacataaacttttccaccaagtaatccaactagcatcaactacaaagagtaatcaacactactagcaaccttacaagtaccaaccggagtcgcgagacggagattggttacaagtgatgaactagggtttggagatgagatggtgctgatgaagatgttgatggtgacgagtcccctccgatgagaggggtgttggtgatgacgatgacgacgatttccccctccgggagggaagtttccccggcaggatcgtcctgccggagctctagattggttctgctcaagttccgcctcgtggcggcggcgaaaccacgaaaaagctcctccctcattttttttctagacgaaacccttcatatagcagaagagggggcaagtgggccagcaggttgcccacaagccctcatggcgcggtctaggggggtggccacgccgtgcaggcttgtggccaacccgtgGCGCCCGTGTAGCGCTTCttcggccaagtattttttataaatccggaaaaatatcctcgttgatttttacggcgtttggagttgcgcaggataggtatctcaactttgctccactttcaggccagaattccacctgccggcattctccctcttcatgtaaaccttgcaaaataagagagaaaaggcataagaattgtaccgtgaagtgaaataacagcccaagaagcgataaatatcaacatgaaaacatgatgcaaaatggacgtatcatgtatCTTACTTTGTTTGTAATCTAAAGTTCTTGGTACTATTTGTGTTATCCAACCTAGACCTTCTTTACTAGCACGAATCTCATACATATCCATGGCACCTAGACCTTCTTTACATAACCAACACACGAATCTCATACATAACCAACACACATATATCATACATAACCAAGCTTTTTTTACTTTATAAATAATTCTTGTTAAAAAGAGTAGCCAAGTTCTCTGTTAGCCTCTGTTTCacttgtgtggcgcctaagaccaatgcgccacacatgtgaaacataGAGTAACAGAAAGTGCACACTTCACATGCGagtaggttttcacatgtgtggcgcctaagccttaggcgccacacatgtgaaaacctactGGCGTCTGAAGTGTGGACTTTCTGTTACTctctgtttcacatgtgtggcgcctgagacttaggcgccacacatgtgcaacgcccaaggcttaAGCGCCACACATTCTGGCATGCTGAAAACTGCAACACATAGTGGTGGAGGAGTTCAAATATACATCACAGGATAGTGGAGTTGAAACATACAATACAATAATACTGGAgttaaaacatacaacacaaatatagtggagttcaaacatacataGGGTTCTTAAACTACATACgtccaaaagtgcatacatagtggagtttcatagtaagaaagcgcgcaagcgaacaaggttcaacaacacatagggtTCGAAGATGAAAGCACGCATGAGAATAGAAGCATCCAGCTCTAttgggtcgagcaaggcccctttcccttcttcttcttcctctcttcttcctcttcctcttcccttttgcgcatttttgaagcctcttccatCACCCTCTGTGTGAAGCGTTGATGCTCTCGCTCTCTCTTTGCTGCGCTCTCTGCCATcatcttcttaaagttagcttcCCATTCTTTTTTACGTTTCTCTATTGTGTTCCTgtcattctcctttatcctagcctcatatcTCCGGTGCTCAAGGTCCATTTGCCACTTTTCCTCCATCCTTGCCTTatactcttcttccttcttcttccgcgcttcggctgcatcctcctctctcaacttctttgcagccctctccatcaaccgctgctcctcactggctgcatccttctcctTCCCCCACTCCACTTTTGCCTTGATGGGTTGAGAAGCCGCCATACCTACAAAACAGTCGTCAAAGCTCAGAGTTAGTAAAATAACATACAAAggagcatgaaaaacaacatgataaagataagtcaaatatgtgacatacggaaatggtcctcataggtatccacgcataccaatcctagtaagtccaccacctatcccacccctgcctctagcaccaccaccacctatcccacccctacctctagcaccaccacgacctatcccacccctgcctctagcaccaccacgtcctctagtaagcccaagtcggctaggaacttgttggcttgtgcttgcttgacccgtcccttgttggcttgaacttggttgGCTATGACCATGctggctaggacttggttggcttgacctggaatcattgtttttggacttcttgTTTGGCTTCATACACCTTCTTgtgttgtgccctgttacaccgcaCTCTCCACAACgtgatctctcagtaggctcttggaattggttgttccccatttctttgccaccaccatggccccatccatccatgtctcctctaaaacgctttgtctttcgtcttccccGTTTCATAACCTTCCACTCCGGGTCGGGTCATAtttgtactccatgatactccgaccattgtgattggtcaaagtatggttcaaatctaggagcccatgtatgcttcgtggtcatgatcgagaactcggactccctcacggttagtggatggttgacgtccacattcctagTGCGAGCTAccgtgtacaaatgcgagcatgcgagatgaagcaaccttggcctcccacgagagcaatcacacaacgataaagataccttgaatgccctgtttccgtgttgctgcccatcgtttgtcgttcctccgggATCATTCACTTGGTATGTCCAATCCTTGTTGTTGTACAACGTAGCCAtttgggagtcagccttccgtgattgaaataccatccatttgtcaacctttggtggaaactggtacttgtactttttcttgttctctcccgcaataTGATCATCCGTTTCTTGCGAGTACcttagaaagtatgctctcaacttgtcgaatgtgtattgaactattgccgtcatcggcaacgcacggacacccttcagcacccggttgaagcattctgccatgttacttgtcatttgaccatatcttcggccatcttcgtcataagctcgtgcccacttgggCCGAAGTTGAATGTGCCTGTTgagaaactcaagcccacctgcatcaagttttttgtttacaagcaaagcgttgtacaatattgcaaatcgtttgtccgaaaatgcttgacaacaatcttgaagatcatccgccaaccccttgctaccacatgcccggtagaagtttgcacagaaatgcctcatgcaccatcgatgatgcaaaggagcatggccgggaatgacaatgtcaaccgcgttaagaatgccttgatggcgatccgatatgacacatatttccctctcaaacggtaatactttggttctcaaaatatgcaagaaccattcctagttaacattgttctctgcctcaaccaaagcaaaagccaaaggcatcaaatggttattggcatcacttgctattgcaaccaacaaagtggccttgaattgtccggtcaaaaacATGCCATCGATGGATATGACAGGACGATAGTGTTgaaaagccctcacacattgctcaaatgcccaaaatgcacggccaaatacgcagaccctatttccattgagaatccttgttttctccccatacgactcggccacatgaaccatgcccagGTTAGTGgcggcaatagctcccaacaacctaggtaggcggttgtatgcttgctcccaatcaccataaaacatcttgaatgcggcttgctttgctttgcatgccttaccatatttcacctcgtagtgaaagagggatttcacaaggtcttgtacgctttttatgctcattgtaggaagagaggagatggagttggaaagcctataagcgatgaactcggaggtgagttgtctatgactttgcgacgaaagggcaccatcaaccctcttgcctcgacacatgtgaggcatacaactgacaatgttccatcatggccctcctttccatggtcttgcacggacaatccaaggacaccctctatcctcacatgcaaccgtgtaacgcaacttcatgtttgaatgaacaactttgtgtggcctataatgcgtaacagaatattcatccaaccacatcttcagttcaaggAATGTTTggaactttgaccccggcaaaataatattcttcccatgtttgtcccgatgagaaggtggcctaactccgaacaatatgccttcgcctccgtcaaccacgtcttcatccgcaaggctaagatcctcgaacaatggtgtccggtgatcccgctttaataccttcgtgaaagcttcagcctcctttgccgtgaacccttcctcatcaacttcttcattggGACCCTCATCGTCGGACTCAGatgcatagccacgtgagtacggaatagaatggtccattgtctcttgcaaattatatttgtccaaatcaccaagattgttgtcatgaagaacagtaccatcattctcatcatcatcatgctcatcattagcctctagcaatggttcatgttggacacaagaaagaggttcaatgttggcctcttcgttgatgggtgGAGGAATAGCTTCAATAATcggagaggcaacccggttcaaatccaactgcaagttaggaacatttgttttgatggcaaataactctagagccttgtctagtgattcaaccactgtatccttgtatgcaagccaacgttgctcggagttgacacgcatggtcttccaatgaatgtgcattccgaatcccacattatgcctaccatcaaactcaactacatcactagggtccatccaattcaaatcctttcggacttgttccaacaattcaccatagctaggacataaatcgaacaccatgtcaagctcatccgggtccggatcaatattgctttttaaaaaggcatccttgtccacgtgatgaacataaacacatgttctttcCATCCCTAAACAAAAAAcatacaatattttttataagcaatcatacaactacaatatctacttactaaaaataaaccCTATTCCTAACTTCCAAACATCCATAACACTAACCCtatcataaccctaacacaaccaaacatccataaccctagcctaaccctagcctaaccctaaaataaccataatgcaaacatccaaacaaccctaatcctaaccccatcataccccttatcctaacatacaaacaaatacaacaatatcatatacatcccacatttcatgaaaaactagggtttcctcaaatttgcaacaaaatgaccacaagagatttttgtttggatgagaatgaggggataggtggggattaccttaggggagtgattggacaacaaatgcctggtacaaaccttcagatttggtgatttggagaaggatttgaagaagggcccgtggctgggagaggggatgggggaggggaatgaggagggggtggggaggggggctcgcccgtggctgtataagtcaatgtgtggcgcctaagcctcaggcgccacacattgtacgcctgaggcttaggcgtcacactgtcTGGGGGGTGGGCCCTCTCTGCTAGGTGGTCAGGGCGTGTGGCACCgacggcttaggcgtcacacagtgtagtgtgacgcctaggtgtcgggcgccacacaaaagggtcagacgCATGAAATATTTCGCGTTAGGGTTCACttcgtgagttctttcgcccaaggggtcatttttgtcaattttgccagaCTGACGTACCATGTCATGTGGTTAGTTGGGACGGCGTCGGCGTGGGCATcctggagggagggagggagacgaACATCAAATCCACACCCCTGCTTTGCTGATTTGGACAGCCGGCGGCTCCGACCTCCGGCGCCCAACCAACCAACAGTTTGGTATGTTATTCCACCACCGCTGACAATGGCTAGTGGAGTCCGATCGAGTATCTATCCCATCCCAGCCCAGCCACGGTCTTCTCTCTCGGCCACGATCGATTGACCCTTGGGTCACTTTGAGAAATATCTCTACTCCTACAGGGACAGTTGATAGCCGACGCTCATCGGTCTATTTTCGTCCATCCTCCCACTGCTCTGGTTAATTTTTGTCTTCTCTCGCTACCAAAAAATACCACGACGTGATCTCCTCTATCCCTAGCGCACGACAAAAAAATTCGCCCATGGTCTTTTTTCGTCTCCGCACGGTTCCACGCCCACGCTAAAAAACCCTAAAGAAAAAGACCCCCATGCTCCAGCCGCGCACCACATGGCCTCcatctcgatccccagatcggtgcCATCGCGAACCCTAGGTCGCCTCCATCCCACAGGCCTTCGCCGCCGTCCCTCCACCGCGAACGCCATCCCGGATGCATTCGCCGCCACCCCGGATCTTCTCGCCCCCCATCCCATCTCCCGTATCTTGTTGGTCATTGCCTCTCAGCGACGGCTATCCCTAGCGGCAGTTGCACGAGAGATGGATCTTCATCCTCTCGAACACAACCACAGAGGCGAGACGGCCGCCGCCATCCTCCTTCGCGctggccatcgtcgtcgtcgtctccgTCGCGAATCTTCTTGGTGGCGGCAAGGAAATCACTcgcgcgccgccgtcgccgccgtcgccgtccttcTCCCACTCTTCTTCGATCGCCATTCCCCACAGGCGAGCGCGGACGCAGAAGGCCGGGAGCGCCAAGGCGAAGGCGACGCCCAAGCGGGCCAAGAAAGAGTCGAGCAGGAGCAACAAGGAGTCTGACGCCTCCACCAATGGCGCCGCCGCATCTGGGAAGAGGAGCTCCATCTACAGGGGGGTCACAAGGTATGGATCATGCGTGTATTCTCTAGATTGATTCCAATCTCAAGCCCGCAAAATAACCAATCAATTGCGCATTGCCGCTGATTAATCAAAAGTCAGAGAATTGGTTGGTCCCCAACCTTGGCCTGCATGTCAAAAGTCTGCACCCTTTGTTCCCTCGTGATCTCTCGGAGAGCCAGTTAAGCATGATCCCGGTTCAGTTCTTGAATTCAGCTGGTGGATTTTCTTGTCATGCTCCAATTGAATAACTCAGTCAACTGCGGCTAGTTGTTAGGAAGTAGGAGGGCCGGTTGATGTGCAATCTGCATTACCGCTGCCTGCTCATTTAATCTGGTCAATCAGTTTTTTCCTTACTTTTTTATCTTCTTGAAAAGCAAGTGCTTATAAATTGATCAGCTGCATGCATGTTAATATGCGATCCGGCACAGGTGGACATGCAGATTTGAGGCATACCTCTGGGACAAGAAGAAAGGGAGGCAAGGTAAAAAAAAATCCTCCTTCTAATTTTCAGATTTAAATCACATAGTCTTTCAGACAGTATGAAAATCATAGTTCAGATTTATAGAATTATTATTTTTATGCGTAGAGGGAAAAATAGGGATGCGATACGAGGATGGTACCTAATACTGATTAAAAAACTGCTCTGGATCCTGATACTATATCTGGCTGCTATTAGCATAAAGCATATATTTTTTCCGTAAAGCGAAACGAATTTATTAAGGCTGATATTATGATTATACTTTTTTTATCTCTTTGTTTCCTGTTATCTTTTGTGGGGGTCCTTGATTGGTCATCTGCATGTGACTGCGATCTACTTGTGCTTGATGCTGTGTTGGCTCAATAGTCTATCTGGGTAAGTCCCACAAGCACATTTGTAGACACACATCTAGCCTACTGTTTTTGGTAGATTCATGTCACTTGTTATTTTctcttcatttttattttttgcttgttgAGGATTTAGTTGTGTGAGCGTGTGGTAACTCTGCAGGGGCTTATGAGAAAGAGGAGGCAGCTACTCGTGCGTATGACCTTGCAGCT encodes:
- the LOC123433719 gene encoding uncharacterized protein LOC123433719 gives rise to the protein MASISIPRSVPSRTLGRLHPTGLRRRPSTANAIPDAFAATPDLLAPHPISRILLVIASQRRLSLAAVAREMDLHPLEHNHRGETAAAILLRAGHRRRRLRRESSWWRQGNHSRAAVAAVAVLLPLFFDRHSPQASADAEGRERQGEGDAQAGQERVEQEQQGV